One genomic window of Dama dama isolate Ldn47 chromosome 7, ASM3311817v1, whole genome shotgun sequence includes the following:
- the LOC133059613 gene encoding butyrophilin subfamily 1 member A1-like isoform X3, giving the protein MTWKQIRFFMKNITARMQVLNKVKLYILGPTLAFLIYKIWRKDKKIKKSGQEKEELQKELGILQNETGILQSEIDRRKSQFKHAWRNAPLYSDWRKEEFKTANVTLDAETAHPALLLSEEGRRVSWQETCQDLPSSPQRFDSIPCVLGDKRFSSERYFWKVEVENACSWDLGVCRDNVTRTGRVTMSPQNGFWAIRFYEGEYWALTSPETHLTLREKPFIVGVFLDYEAGDVSFYNMTDGSHIFTFPQNTFYGVLRPLFRLWSSESGSLTICPSE; this is encoded by the exons TCTAAATAAAGTTAAGCTTTACATTTTGGGACCCACACTGGCTTTCCTGATCTACAAAATCTGGAGAAAGGACAAAAAGATAA agaagagTGGACAGGAAAAAG aagaacTGCAGAAAGAACTAG GCATCCTTCAGAATGAAACTG GCATACTTCAGAGTGAAATTG ATAGGAGGAAGTCTCAATTCAAGCATG CCTGGAGGAACGCACCATTATATTCTG ATTGGAGGAAAGAAGAATTCAAAACTG CAAATGTTACCCTGGATGCAGAAACAGCTCATCCTGCCCTCCTCCTGTCTGAAGAAGGGAGACGAGTTTCCTGGCAAGAAACGTGTCAAGATCTTCCCAGCTCCCCACAGAGATTCGACTCCATTCCTTGTGTGCTGGGTGACAAGAGATTCAGCTCAGAGAGATATTTCTGGAAAGTAGAGGTTGAGAATGCCTGTTCCTGGGACCTGGGAGTTTGTAGGGATAATGTAACAAGGACGGGGAGGGTCACAATGTCCCCACAGAATGGTTTCTGGGCCATTAGGTTCTATGAGGGGGAGTATTGGGCCCTCACCTCCCCAGAAACCCATCTTACTCTCAGAGAAAAACCCTTTATTGTGGGGGTATTTCTGGATTATGAGGCTGGAGATGTATCTTTCTATAATATGACAGATGGATCCCACATCTTCACCTTTCCCCAGAACACATTCTATGGTGTCCTAAGACCACTTTTCAGACTTTGGTCCTCTGAGTCAGGCTCCCTAACCATCTGTCCAAGTGAATGA
- the LOC133059613 gene encoding butyrophilin subfamily 1 member A1-like isoform X4: MTWKQIRFFMKNITARMQVLNKVKLYILGPTLAFLIYKIWRKDKKIKELQEKLEKSGQEKEELQKELGILQNETGILQSEIDRRKSQFKHDWRKEEFKTANVTLDAETAHPALLLSEEGRRVSWQETCQDLPSSPQRFDSIPCVLGDKRFSSERYFWKVEVENACSWDLGVCRDNVTRTGRVTMSPQNGFWAIRFYEGEYWALTSPETHLTLREKPFIVGVFLDYEAGDVSFYNMTDGSHIFTFPQNTFYGVLRPLFRLWSSESGSLTICPSE; the protein is encoded by the exons TCTAAATAAAGTTAAGCTTTACATTTTGGGACCCACACTGGCTTTCCTGATCTACAAAATCTGGAGAAAGGACAAAAAGATAA aagaacTTCAGGAAAAACTTG agaagagTGGACAGGAAAAAG aagaacTGCAGAAAGAACTAG GCATCCTTCAGAATGAAACTG GCATACTTCAGAGTGAAATTG ATAGGAGGAAGTCTCAATTCAAGCATG ATTGGAGGAAAGAAGAATTCAAAACTG CAAATGTTACCCTGGATGCAGAAACAGCTCATCCTGCCCTCCTCCTGTCTGAAGAAGGGAGACGAGTTTCCTGGCAAGAAACGTGTCAAGATCTTCCCAGCTCCCCACAGAGATTCGACTCCATTCCTTGTGTGCTGGGTGACAAGAGATTCAGCTCAGAGAGATATTTCTGGAAAGTAGAGGTTGAGAATGCCTGTTCCTGGGACCTGGGAGTTTGTAGGGATAATGTAACAAGGACGGGGAGGGTCACAATGTCCCCACAGAATGGTTTCTGGGCCATTAGGTTCTATGAGGGGGAGTATTGGGCCCTCACCTCCCCAGAAACCCATCTTACTCTCAGAGAAAAACCCTTTATTGTGGGGGTATTTCTGGATTATGAGGCTGGAGATGTATCTTTCTATAATATGACAGATGGATCCCACATCTTCACCTTTCCCCAGAACACATTCTATGGTGTCCTAAGACCACTTTTCAGACTTTGGTCCTCTGAGTCAGGCTCCCTAACCATCTGTCCAAGTGAATGA
- the LOC133059613 gene encoding butyrophilin subfamily 1 member A1-like isoform X1: protein MTWKQIRFFMKNITARMQVLNKVKLYILGPTLAFLIYKIWRKDKKIKELQEKLEKSGQEKEELQKELGILQNETGILQSEIDRRKSQFKHAWRNAPLYSDWRKEEFKTANVTLDAETAHPALLLSEEGRRVSWQETCQDLPSSPQRFDSIPCVLGDKRFSSERYFWKVEVENACSWDLGVCRDNVTRTGRVTMSPQNGFWAIRFYEGEYWALTSPETHLTLREKPFIVGVFLDYEAGDVSFYNMTDGSHIFTFPQNTFYGVLRPLFRLWSSESGSLTICPSE, encoded by the exons TCTAAATAAAGTTAAGCTTTACATTTTGGGACCCACACTGGCTTTCCTGATCTACAAAATCTGGAGAAAGGACAAAAAGATAA aagaacTTCAGGAAAAACTTG agaagagTGGACAGGAAAAAG aagaacTGCAGAAAGAACTAG GCATCCTTCAGAATGAAACTG GCATACTTCAGAGTGAAATTG ATAGGAGGAAGTCTCAATTCAAGCATG CCTGGAGGAACGCACCATTATATTCTG ATTGGAGGAAAGAAGAATTCAAAACTG CAAATGTTACCCTGGATGCAGAAACAGCTCATCCTGCCCTCCTCCTGTCTGAAGAAGGGAGACGAGTTTCCTGGCAAGAAACGTGTCAAGATCTTCCCAGCTCCCCACAGAGATTCGACTCCATTCCTTGTGTGCTGGGTGACAAGAGATTCAGCTCAGAGAGATATTTCTGGAAAGTAGAGGTTGAGAATGCCTGTTCCTGGGACCTGGGAGTTTGTAGGGATAATGTAACAAGGACGGGGAGGGTCACAATGTCCCCACAGAATGGTTTCTGGGCCATTAGGTTCTATGAGGGGGAGTATTGGGCCCTCACCTCCCCAGAAACCCATCTTACTCTCAGAGAAAAACCCTTTATTGTGGGGGTATTTCTGGATTATGAGGCTGGAGATGTATCTTTCTATAATATGACAGATGGATCCCACATCTTCACCTTTCCCCAGAACACATTCTATGGTGTCCTAAGACCACTTTTCAGACTTTGGTCCTCTGAGTCAGGCTCCCTAACCATCTGTCCAAGTGAATGA
- the LOC133059613 gene encoding butyrophilin subfamily 1 member A1-like isoform X5 encodes MTWKQIRFFMKNITARMQVLNKVKLYILGPTLAFLIYKIWRKDKKIKKSGQEKEELQKELGILQSEIDRRKSQFKHAWRNAPLYSDWRKEEFKTANVTLDAETAHPALLLSEEGRRVSWQETCQDLPSSPQRFDSIPCVLGDKRFSSERYFWKVEVENACSWDLGVCRDNVTRTGRVTMSPQNGFWAIRFYEGEYWALTSPETHLTLREKPFIVGVFLDYEAGDVSFYNMTDGSHIFTFPQNTFYGVLRPLFRLWSSESGSLTICPSE; translated from the exons TCTAAATAAAGTTAAGCTTTACATTTTGGGACCCACACTGGCTTTCCTGATCTACAAAATCTGGAGAAAGGACAAAAAGATAA agaagagTGGACAGGAAAAAG aagaacTGCAGAAAGAACTAG GCATACTTCAGAGTGAAATTG ATAGGAGGAAGTCTCAATTCAAGCATG CCTGGAGGAACGCACCATTATATTCTG ATTGGAGGAAAGAAGAATTCAAAACTG CAAATGTTACCCTGGATGCAGAAACAGCTCATCCTGCCCTCCTCCTGTCTGAAGAAGGGAGACGAGTTTCCTGGCAAGAAACGTGTCAAGATCTTCCCAGCTCCCCACAGAGATTCGACTCCATTCCTTGTGTGCTGGGTGACAAGAGATTCAGCTCAGAGAGATATTTCTGGAAAGTAGAGGTTGAGAATGCCTGTTCCTGGGACCTGGGAGTTTGTAGGGATAATGTAACAAGGACGGGGAGGGTCACAATGTCCCCACAGAATGGTTTCTGGGCCATTAGGTTCTATGAGGGGGAGTATTGGGCCCTCACCTCCCCAGAAACCCATCTTACTCTCAGAGAAAAACCCTTTATTGTGGGGGTATTTCTGGATTATGAGGCTGGAGATGTATCTTTCTATAATATGACAGATGGATCCCACATCTTCACCTTTCCCCAGAACACATTCTATGGTGTCCTAAGACCACTTTTCAGACTTTGGTCCTCTGAGTCAGGCTCCCTAACCATCTGTCCAAGTGAATGA
- the LOC133059613 gene encoding butyrophilin subfamily 1 member A1-like isoform X2, translated as MTWKQIRFFMKNITARMQVLNKVKLYILGPTLAFLIYKIWRKDKKIKELQEKLEKSGQEKEELQKELGILQSEIDRRKSQFKHAWRNAPLYSDWRKEEFKTANVTLDAETAHPALLLSEEGRRVSWQETCQDLPSSPQRFDSIPCVLGDKRFSSERYFWKVEVENACSWDLGVCRDNVTRTGRVTMSPQNGFWAIRFYEGEYWALTSPETHLTLREKPFIVGVFLDYEAGDVSFYNMTDGSHIFTFPQNTFYGVLRPLFRLWSSESGSLTICPSE; from the exons TCTAAATAAAGTTAAGCTTTACATTTTGGGACCCACACTGGCTTTCCTGATCTACAAAATCTGGAGAAAGGACAAAAAGATAA aagaacTTCAGGAAAAACTTG agaagagTGGACAGGAAAAAG aagaacTGCAGAAAGAACTAG GCATACTTCAGAGTGAAATTG ATAGGAGGAAGTCTCAATTCAAGCATG CCTGGAGGAACGCACCATTATATTCTG ATTGGAGGAAAGAAGAATTCAAAACTG CAAATGTTACCCTGGATGCAGAAACAGCTCATCCTGCCCTCCTCCTGTCTGAAGAAGGGAGACGAGTTTCCTGGCAAGAAACGTGTCAAGATCTTCCCAGCTCCCCACAGAGATTCGACTCCATTCCTTGTGTGCTGGGTGACAAGAGATTCAGCTCAGAGAGATATTTCTGGAAAGTAGAGGTTGAGAATGCCTGTTCCTGGGACCTGGGAGTTTGTAGGGATAATGTAACAAGGACGGGGAGGGTCACAATGTCCCCACAGAATGGTTTCTGGGCCATTAGGTTCTATGAGGGGGAGTATTGGGCCCTCACCTCCCCAGAAACCCATCTTACTCTCAGAGAAAAACCCTTTATTGTGGGGGTATTTCTGGATTATGAGGCTGGAGATGTATCTTTCTATAATATGACAGATGGATCCCACATCTTCACCTTTCCCCAGAACACATTCTATGGTGTCCTAAGACCACTTTTCAGACTTTGGTCCTCTGAGTCAGGCTCCCTAACCATCTGTCCAAGTGAATGA
- the LOC133059613 gene encoding butyrophilin subfamily 1 member A1-like isoform X7, with amino-acid sequence MTWKQIRFFMKNITARMQVLNKVKLYILGPTLAFLIYKIWRKDKKIKKSGQEKEELQKELGILQSEIDRRKSQFKHDWRKEEFKTANVTLDAETAHPALLLSEEGRRVSWQETCQDLPSSPQRFDSIPCVLGDKRFSSERYFWKVEVENACSWDLGVCRDNVTRTGRVTMSPQNGFWAIRFYEGEYWALTSPETHLTLREKPFIVGVFLDYEAGDVSFYNMTDGSHIFTFPQNTFYGVLRPLFRLWSSESGSLTICPSE; translated from the exons TCTAAATAAAGTTAAGCTTTACATTTTGGGACCCACACTGGCTTTCCTGATCTACAAAATCTGGAGAAAGGACAAAAAGATAA agaagagTGGACAGGAAAAAG aagaacTGCAGAAAGAACTAG GCATACTTCAGAGTGAAATTG ATAGGAGGAAGTCTCAATTCAAGCATG ATTGGAGGAAAGAAGAATTCAAAACTG CAAATGTTACCCTGGATGCAGAAACAGCTCATCCTGCCCTCCTCCTGTCTGAAGAAGGGAGACGAGTTTCCTGGCAAGAAACGTGTCAAGATCTTCCCAGCTCCCCACAGAGATTCGACTCCATTCCTTGTGTGCTGGGTGACAAGAGATTCAGCTCAGAGAGATATTTCTGGAAAGTAGAGGTTGAGAATGCCTGTTCCTGGGACCTGGGAGTTTGTAGGGATAATGTAACAAGGACGGGGAGGGTCACAATGTCCCCACAGAATGGTTTCTGGGCCATTAGGTTCTATGAGGGGGAGTATTGGGCCCTCACCTCCCCAGAAACCCATCTTACTCTCAGAGAAAAACCCTTTATTGTGGGGGTATTTCTGGATTATGAGGCTGGAGATGTATCTTTCTATAATATGACAGATGGATCCCACATCTTCACCTTTCCCCAGAACACATTCTATGGTGTCCTAAGACCACTTTTCAGACTTTGGTCCTCTGAGTCAGGCTCCCTAACCATCTGTCCAAGTGAATGA
- the LOC133059613 gene encoding butyrophilin subfamily 1 member A1-like isoform X6: MTWKQIRFFMKNITARMQVLNKVKLYILGPTLAFLIYKIWRKDKKIKELQEKLEKSGQEKEELQKELGILQSEIDRRKSQFKHDWRKEEFKTANVTLDAETAHPALLLSEEGRRVSWQETCQDLPSSPQRFDSIPCVLGDKRFSSERYFWKVEVENACSWDLGVCRDNVTRTGRVTMSPQNGFWAIRFYEGEYWALTSPETHLTLREKPFIVGVFLDYEAGDVSFYNMTDGSHIFTFPQNTFYGVLRPLFRLWSSESGSLTICPSE; the protein is encoded by the exons TCTAAATAAAGTTAAGCTTTACATTTTGGGACCCACACTGGCTTTCCTGATCTACAAAATCTGGAGAAAGGACAAAAAGATAA aagaacTTCAGGAAAAACTTG agaagagTGGACAGGAAAAAG aagaacTGCAGAAAGAACTAG GCATACTTCAGAGTGAAATTG ATAGGAGGAAGTCTCAATTCAAGCATG ATTGGAGGAAAGAAGAATTCAAAACTG CAAATGTTACCCTGGATGCAGAAACAGCTCATCCTGCCCTCCTCCTGTCTGAAGAAGGGAGACGAGTTTCCTGGCAAGAAACGTGTCAAGATCTTCCCAGCTCCCCACAGAGATTCGACTCCATTCCTTGTGTGCTGGGTGACAAGAGATTCAGCTCAGAGAGATATTTCTGGAAAGTAGAGGTTGAGAATGCCTGTTCCTGGGACCTGGGAGTTTGTAGGGATAATGTAACAAGGACGGGGAGGGTCACAATGTCCCCACAGAATGGTTTCTGGGCCATTAGGTTCTATGAGGGGGAGTATTGGGCCCTCACCTCCCCAGAAACCCATCTTACTCTCAGAGAAAAACCCTTTATTGTGGGGGTATTTCTGGATTATGAGGCTGGAGATGTATCTTTCTATAATATGACAGATGGATCCCACATCTTCACCTTTCCCCAGAACACATTCTATGGTGTCCTAAGACCACTTTTCAGACTTTGGTCCTCTGAGTCAGGCTCCCTAACCATCTGTCCAAGTGAATGA